A DNA window from Hordeum vulgare subsp. vulgare chromosome 1H, MorexV3_pseudomolecules_assembly, whole genome shotgun sequence contains the following coding sequences:
- the LOC123444958 gene encoding 2-oxoglutarate-dependent dioxygenase DAO-like, with amino-acid sequence MVEIPVIDLRLAGARPEDSARLRDACERLGCFRVSGHGVPAALQAEMKASVRALFDLPDEAKRRNTDIIAGSGYVAPSPANPLYEAFGLLDAAVPADVDAFCARLDAPPHARETVKAYAEAMHELIVDVAGKVAASLGLEGHPFQDWPCQFRMNRYNYTQDTVGSSGVQIHTDSGFLTVLQEDDRVGGLEVLDPATDEFVRVDPVPGSFLVNIGEVGTAWSNGRLHTVKHRVQCVAAVPRISIAMFLLAPKDGRVCAPEALVDAHHPRRFKPFNYDDYRKLRLSTGERAGEALARMAA; translated from the exons ATGGTGGAGATCCCGGTGATCGACCTGCGGCTCGCCGGCGCACGGCCGGAGGACTCGGCGCGGCTGCGGGACGCGTGCGAGCGCTTGGGCTGCTTCCGCGTGTCCGGCCACGGCGTGCCCGCGGCGCTCCAGGCGGAGATGAAGGCCTCCGTGCGCGCGCTCTTCGACCTCCCCGACGAAGCCAAGCGCCGCAACACGGACATCATCGCCGGCAGCGGCTACGTCGCGCCCAGCCCCGCCAACCCGCTCTACGAGGCCTTCGGCCTCCTGGACGCCGCCGTCCCCGCCGACGTCGACGCCTTCTGCGCGCGCCTCGACGCGCCGCCTCACGCCAG GGAGACCGTCAAGGCTTACGCCGAGGCGATGCACGAGCTGATCGTGGACGTCGCCGGCAAGGTGGCCGCGAGCCTCGGGCTGGAGGGCCACCCGTTCCAGGACTGGCCGTGCCAGTTCCGCATGAACAGGTACAACTACACGCAGGACACCGTGGGCTCCTCGGGCGTGCAGATCCACACGGACTCCGGCTTCCTCACCGTGCTCCAGGAGGACGATCGCGTCGGGGGCCTCGAGGTGCTGGACCCCGCCACCGACGAGTTCGTCCGCGTCGACCCCGTCCCCGGCTCGTTCCTCGTCAACATCGGCGAAGTCGGCACG GCGTGGAGCAACGGGAGGCTGCACACCGTGAAGCACCGGGTGCAGTGCGTGGCGGCGGTGCCGCGCATCTCGATTGCCATGTTCCTCCTCGCGCCCAAGGACGGCAGGGTGTGCGCGCCCGAGGCGTTGGTCGACGCGCACCACCCGCGCCGGTTCAAGCCGTTCAACTACGACGACTACAGGAAGCTCCGGCTGTCCACCGGCGAGCGCGCCGGCGAGGCGCTCGCTCGAATGGCGGCGTGA